One region of Niallia sp. Man26 genomic DNA includes:
- a CDS encoding DUF2536 family protein: MNFQLDIIKDKVEFFEGDSLSTIEKKITEQIEINKAILLEVHSVNHQTTLQENGRPYHTVMVHFKIKK, from the coding sequence ATGAATTTCCAGCTAGATATTATAAAGGATAAAGTAGAGTTCTTTGAAGGTGATTCTTTAAGTACTATCGAAAAAAAAATTACAGAACAAATTGAAATTAACAAAGCAATCCTGCTTGAGGTCCATTCTGTCAATCACCAAACAACACTCCAAGAAAACGGCAGACCTTATCATACGGTTATGGTTCATTTTAAAATAAAAAAATAA
- a CDS encoding YrrS family protein, whose protein sequence is MSTDTNDNVRSRSEQRSKRKKTNIILNALIILVIALIVFVSYSIFSDGDNKTDNQENKKTAQTESTKDEQASAQADNDAAKSTDDSESDEEQETQKDGEAIITEGGSDSNVIKTIENPSWEPVGTTQSGEHTASYSAGVDWDEQLKALAYGTGIDEGNMVVWFLGNNNKDQNKSIGTVSTKDKSEKYRVYIEWVDGSGWKPTKVEEINDLNIR, encoded by the coding sequence TTGAGCACAGACACTAACGATAATGTTCGAAGCAGATCTGAACAGCGTTCAAAGAGGAAAAAAACGAATATTATTCTTAATGCCTTAATCATTCTTGTGATAGCATTAATTGTTTTTGTCTCTTATTCCATTTTCAGTGATGGTGATAATAAGACAGATAACCAGGAAAATAAGAAAACTGCCCAAACAGAGAGTACAAAAGACGAGCAAGCTTCCGCTCAAGCAGATAATGATGCTGCAAAAAGTACAGATGACTCTGAAAGTGATGAAGAGCAGGAAACACAAAAAGATGGAGAGGCTATTATCACCGAAGGCGGAAGTGATTCAAACGTCATTAAAACCATCGAGAATCCTTCATGGGAGCCTGTTGGAACAACGCAGTCAGGTGAACATACAGCTTCCTACTCAGCAGGTGTTGATTGGGATGAACAGTTAAAAGCTTTGGCATACGGAACAGGAATAGATGAAGGCAATATGGTTGTTTGGTTTTTAGGGAACAATAATAAAGATCAGAATAAATCAATCGGCACTGTTTCTACAAAGGATAAAAGCGAAAAATATCGCGTTTATATTGAGTGGGTGGACGGCAGCGGCTGGAAACCGACAAAAGTAGAGGAAATCAATGATTTAAATATACGTTAA
- a CDS encoding penicillin-binding protein 2, with protein sequence MWRKRAIFIGVFFICMLVVLLARLVQIQLVETEHFTKHNINLVEASVKQRSQEMVLDNGRGGFLDRNGESLTQQTKTVLILFPFLKNMEWDSRKIADIIGTTEYTLTKTIAEAKEPVVLGGSKPVELSAKQMTDINNLKIPGVFAVNKKFRVQNELAEQLLGITGQNEAELEIRYPDKKLSYDTLIGLTGLEKSFDEFLLPDGESKLVYHVDATGGPLFGTNVKYVEPGNPFYPVNIKTTIDKELQEVAEELVDKHNIKKGGLVLLDIETNSVAAMVSRPIIDKNPYETDGINNFMLKQQIVGSVFKTVVAAAAIDNKLNNDDAIYNCSQKINGDPDPVYQHGMLNFTNSFAVSCNNTFATIANELKDIDKNILEDYAKKLSLTTTTGWEGTIFHSSDFKQIQDEEKGRVFLSEDAKKDKNYVALTGIGQNEVRVTPIAVANMMATIARGGEKQAVRVASEIEYKNGSTLVKFDQKKLDGETISPYTAQELQKLLREVVENKEGTGRWFQDLPYEVAGKSGTAETGIYKGEEQLHNKWFAGYFPYDKPKYALVAVNLEVFADEGGVNPLFADMVKAVYDHEESHAQ encoded by the coding sequence ATGTGGAGAAAGAGAGCAATATTTATCGGTGTATTTTTTATTTGTATGCTTGTTGTGCTGCTTGCAAGACTTGTGCAGATACAGCTTGTGGAAACAGAACATTTTACTAAACATAATATTAACTTAGTGGAAGCTAGTGTGAAGCAACGATCACAGGAGATGGTACTGGATAACGGCCGCGGGGGATTTTTGGACAGAAATGGGGAGTCGCTGACACAGCAAACGAAAACAGTTCTTATTTTATTTCCGTTTTTAAAAAATATGGAATGGGACAGTAGAAAAATTGCGGATATTATTGGGACAACTGAATATACTTTAACGAAAACGATAGCGGAGGCAAAAGAGCCTGTAGTCCTTGGTGGCAGCAAGCCGGTAGAGCTTTCCGCAAAACAAATGACCGATATTAATAATTTGAAAATTCCCGGTGTATTTGCCGTTAATAAAAAATTCAGGGTCCAAAATGAGTTAGCTGAACAACTGTTAGGGATTACCGGTCAAAATGAAGCAGAGCTTGAAATAAGATACCCTGACAAAAAACTGTCTTATGACACATTAATCGGGTTAACGGGACTAGAAAAAAGCTTTGATGAGTTTCTTCTCCCAGATGGAGAATCTAAGCTTGTCTATCATGTCGATGCCACAGGAGGTCCGTTGTTTGGAACGAACGTTAAATATGTGGAGCCTGGCAATCCATTTTATCCTGTAAATATTAAAACGACCATTGATAAAGAATTACAAGAAGTGGCAGAAGAGCTGGTGGACAAGCATAATATCAAAAAAGGCGGACTTGTGCTTTTAGATATAGAGACAAATTCAGTTGCCGCTATGGTATCTCGTCCTATTATTGATAAAAATCCTTATGAAACAGATGGTATTAATAATTTTATGCTTAAACAGCAGATAGTCGGTTCTGTTTTCAAAACCGTAGTGGCAGCAGCTGCGATAGATAATAAATTGAATAATGATGATGCCATTTATAACTGCAGCCAAAAAATAAATGGAGATCCAGACCCTGTTTATCAGCATGGTATGCTTAATTTCACAAACAGCTTTGCTGTCAGCTGCAATAATACTTTCGCAACAATTGCCAATGAGTTAAAGGATATTGACAAAAATATCTTAGAAGATTACGCAAAGAAGCTGTCTTTAACAACAACGACAGGCTGGGAAGGGACTATTTTTCATTCAAGCGACTTTAAGCAAATACAAGATGAAGAAAAAGGCAGAGTGTTCCTTTCAGAGGATGCAAAAAAGGATAAGAATTATGTAGCATTGACAGGCATTGGTCAGAATGAAGTCAGGGTTACACCAATAGCTGTTGCCAACATGATGGCTACAATCGCCAGAGGCGGGGAAAAGCAGGCAGTCAGAGTGGCCTCTGAGATAGAATATAAAAATGGCAGTACATTGGTGAAATTCGATCAGAAAAAGCTAGATGGTGAAACGATTTCGCCATATACAGCACAAGAACTTCAGAAGCTCTTAAGAGAAGTTGTTGAGAACAAAGAAGGTACAGGAAGATGGTTTCAAGACTTGCCGTATGAAGTTGCCGGTAAATCCGGTACGGCAGAGACTGGCATCTATAAGGGAGAGGAACAGCTTCATAATAAGTGGTTTGCAGGCTATTTTCCATATGATAAACCCAAATATGCCTTAGTTGCAGTCAACCTTGAGGTATTCGCAGATGAAGGAGGAGTCAATCCGCTATTTGCTGATATGGTAAAGGCGGTTTATGACCATGAAGAGAGTCATGCTCAATAG
- the greA gene encoding transcription elongation factor GreA, with translation MAIEKEFPMTLAGKEKLEQELEQLKTVKRKEVVERIKIARSFGDLSENSEYDSAKEEQAFVEGRITTIENMIRNAKIISEDELDRDTVSLGSSVTFIELPDGDEETYTIVGSAEADPFEGKISNDSPIAKSLIGKKVGDKVVVQTPGGEMNVEIVTIK, from the coding sequence TTGGCTATCGAAAAAGAATTTCCAATGACATTGGCTGGTAAAGAGAAACTGGAACAAGAACTAGAACAATTAAAAACGGTTAAACGTAAAGAAGTCGTTGAACGTATTAAAATAGCGCGCAGCTTCGGAGACTTATCAGAGAATTCGGAATATGATTCTGCGAAAGAAGAGCAAGCGTTTGTAGAAGGACGCATCACTACAATTGAAAACATGATCCGCAATGCGAAGATCATCTCAGAAGATGAATTAGATCGTGACACTGTTTCACTAGGTAGTTCTGTTACTTTCATTGAGCTTCCTGATGGTGACGAAGAAACATACACAATTGTGGGCAGTGCAGAAGCTGATCCGTTCGAAGGTAAAATCTCCAATGATTCACCGATTGCAAAAAGCCTAATCGGCAAAAAAGTCGGCGATAAAGTAGTTGTTCAAACACCTGGTGGAGAAATGAATGTAGAAATCGTTACAATTAAATAA
- the udk gene encoding uridine kinase, whose translation MQRKPVVIGVAGGSGSGKTSVTKAIFEHFQGHSILMIEQDYYYKDQSHLPFEERLKTNYDHPLAFDTELLIEHIQTLLKYEKIDKPVYNYAMHTRSDETILVEPRDVIIVEGILILEDERLRNLMDMKLYVDTDADLRIIRRLVRDIQDRGRTMDSVIDQYVSVVRPMHNQFIEPTKRYADIIIPEGGQNHVAIDLMVTKIQTILEQKSLL comes from the coding sequence ATGCAGCGCAAACCAGTTGTAATTGGTGTCGCAGGTGGCTCCGGATCAGGAAAAACAAGCGTGACCAAAGCTATTTTTGAGCATTTTCAAGGACATTCCATCCTGATGATTGAACAGGATTATTATTATAAAGATCAATCACATCTTCCATTTGAAGAAAGACTAAAAACAAATTATGATCATCCGTTGGCATTTGATACAGAATTATTAATTGAACATATCCAAACATTGCTTAAGTATGAAAAAATCGATAAACCTGTATATAATTACGCCATGCATACGAGATCAGATGAGACAATACTTGTCGAACCTCGTGATGTTATTATTGTGGAAGGCATTCTTATTTTAGAGGATGAAAGACTTCGCAATCTAATGGACATGAAGCTGTACGTGGATACAGATGCAGATTTGCGCATTATTAGAAGGCTTGTTAGGGATATTCAAGACAGAGGTAGAACAATGGACTCTGTTATTGATCAGTATGTGAGTGTTGTAAGACCGATGCATAATCAATTTATTGAGCCGACAAAACGCTATGCTGATATCATCATTCCAGAAGGCGGTCAAAATCACGTTGCTATCGACTTAATGGTAACGAAGATACAGACGATTCTTGAGCAAAAATCGTTATTATAA
- a CDS encoding U32 family peptidase has product MTAVKTPISEIRDGKRIIVKKPELLAPAGNLEKLKIAVAYGADAVFIGGQEYGLRSNAGNFTFEEMKEGVEFAKNYDAKIYVTTNIFAHNENIDGLEEYLLGLKEAGIHGIIVADPLIIETCRRVAPEIEVHLSTQQSLSNWKAVQYWKEEGLERVVLARETSAEEIQEMKEKVDIEIETFIHGAMCIAYSGRCTLSNHMTARDSNRGGCCQSCRWDYDLYRLENTEEKPLFSEEDAPFAMSPKDLKLIESIPRMIELGIDSLKIEGRMKSIHYVATVVSVYRKVIDAYCADPDNFVIDEEWLKELDKCANRETAPAFFEGQPGYKEQMFGNHSKKTTFDFVGLVLDYDKEEKIVTLQQRNFFKPGQEVEFFGPEISNFTTVIDTIWDEKGNELDAARHPLQIVKFKVDHPVFPNNMMRKEL; this is encoded by the coding sequence ATGACAGCAGTGAAAACACCTATCTCTGAAATTCGAGACGGTAAAAGAATCATTGTCAAAAAGCCGGAGCTTTTGGCGCCTGCAGGCAATCTTGAAAAATTGAAGATAGCCGTTGCTTATGGAGCTGATGCGGTTTTTATCGGAGGCCAAGAATATGGACTCCGTTCTAACGCTGGAAATTTCACTTTCGAGGAAATGAAAGAGGGAGTGGAATTTGCAAAAAACTATGATGCGAAAATATATGTAACAACAAATATTTTTGCGCATAATGAAAATATCGACGGACTGGAAGAATATCTGCTTGGATTAAAAGAAGCAGGCATTCACGGCATTATTGTTGCTGATCCGCTCATTATTGAAACATGCCGCAGAGTAGCACCTGAAATAGAAGTACACTTAAGCACACAGCAGTCTCTTTCCAACTGGAAAGCTGTTCAGTACTGGAAGGAAGAGGGCTTAGAAAGAGTTGTGCTTGCCCGTGAAACCAGTGCAGAAGAAATCCAGGAAATGAAAGAAAAAGTCGATATTGAAATCGAGACATTCATTCATGGAGCAATGTGTATTGCGTATTCTGGAAGATGCACACTAAGCAATCATATGACAGCAAGGGATTCTAACAGAGGCGGATGCTGTCAATCATGCCGTTGGGATTATGATCTGTACAGACTGGAAAACACAGAAGAAAAGCCGCTTTTCTCTGAAGAGGATGCACCTTTTGCGATGAGTCCTAAAGACCTTAAGCTCATTGAATCGATTCCCCGCATGATTGAACTGGGCATTGACAGTCTGAAAATTGAAGGTCGTATGAAATCTATTCACTACGTGGCAACAGTTGTCAGCGTGTACCGTAAAGTAATTGATGCTTACTGTGCTGATCCTGATAATTTTGTTATTGACGAAGAATGGCTGAAAGAGCTGGATAAATGTGCAAACAGAGAAACAGCACCAGCATTCTTTGAAGGGCAGCCAGGGTATAAAGAGCAAATGTTTGGTAATCATAGCAAAAAGACAACTTTTGATTTTGTTGGACTTGTTCTTGATTATGACAAAGAGGAAAAGATTGTAACGCTGCAGCAGCGCAACTTCTTTAAACCAGGACAGGAAGTAGAATTCTTCGGTCCAGAAATATCTAATTTTACGACAGTTATTGATACGATATGGGATGAAAAAGGCAATGAGCTTGATGCAGCCCGCCATCCGCTGCAAATTGTTAAATTTAAAGTGGATCACCCTGTATTTCCAAATAACATGATGAGAAAGGAGCTCTAA
- a CDS encoding peptidase U32 family protein: MKKPELLVTPITVEDIIPLIESGADAFVIGEQKFGLRLAGEFKRDDVKKAIERAHGRNKKVYVAVNGLFHNEKIDDLYDYIAFLRDVNADSVIFGDPAVLMVAREVAPDMKLHWNTETTGTNWYTCNYWGKKGAKRAVLARELSMDAIIEMKENAEVELEIQVHGMTTMFQSKRTLLGHYFQHQGKEQDMADKQKDRDYFLHDKERENKYPIFEDENGTHIMSPNDICIVDELQELIEAGIDSFKIDGILKDSAYIQKVTSIYHRAITMFVNNPDQYDEEKDNLLAEIEQIQPANRPLDTGFFFKETVY, from the coding sequence ATGAAAAAACCTGAATTGCTCGTTACACCAATTACGGTTGAAGACATTATTCCACTGATCGAAAGCGGAGCAGATGCCTTTGTGATCGGTGAACAGAAATTTGGATTGCGTTTAGCAGGAGAATTTAAGCGCGATGATGTAAAAAAAGCGATTGAACGTGCCCATGGACGAAACAAGAAGGTATATGTAGCTGTCAACGGTCTTTTTCACAATGAAAAAATAGATGACCTTTATGATTATATTGCTTTCTTAAGAGATGTGAATGCGGACAGCGTTATTTTTGGTGATCCGGCAGTTCTTATGGTGGCGCGTGAAGTTGCCCCAGACATGAAACTGCATTGGAACACAGAAACCACTGGAACTAACTGGTATACTTGCAATTACTGGGGGAAAAAAGGTGCTAAACGAGCGGTGCTCGCACGGGAACTGAGCATGGATGCAATCATTGAGATGAAAGAGAATGCAGAAGTCGAATTGGAAATCCAAGTTCACGGCATGACGACAATGTTCCAATCAAAGCGCACCCTTTTAGGGCATTACTTCCAACATCAGGGCAAAGAGCAAGATATGGCCGATAAACAGAAAGACAGGGATTACTTCCTCCATGATAAAGAGAGAGAGAACAAGTATCCGATCTTTGAAGACGAAAACGGCACACATATTATGAGTCCTAATGATATTTGCATTGTTGATGAATTGCAGGAATTGATAGAAGCAGGCATCGATTCTTTTAAGATAGACGGTATTTTAAAGGATTCTGCTTATATTCAAAAAGTGACGAGCATTTATCATCGAGCAATAACGATGTTTGTAAATAATCCTGATCAGTACGATGAGGAAAAGGATAATCTACTAGCAGAAATTGAACAGATACAGCCGGCAAATAGACCGTTGGACACAGGATTTTTCTTTAAAGAAACAGTGTATTAA
- a CDS encoding O-methyltransferase codes for MQNEEQVLKYIENLIPDRSEAFLGIEKYAEENEVPIMELVGIETLLQLLRMQQPKKILEIGTAIGYSALRMADALPECKIVSIERDEDRYNVALSNVETLNKSSQVHFIKGDALEVENLVQEHGPFDALFIDAAKSQYRKFFDIYSKMLSPEGVIFTDNILFHGLVVEENIDSRNVRQLVRKIKDFNQWLMQHPDYHTAILPVGDGLAISKKRR; via the coding sequence TTGCAGAATGAAGAACAAGTGCTGAAATATATCGAGAATTTAATTCCAGATAGAAGTGAAGCCTTTTTAGGTATTGAAAAGTATGCTGAGGAAAATGAAGTCCCAATTATGGAGCTTGTAGGCATTGAAACATTGCTTCAGCTGTTAAGAATGCAGCAGCCCAAAAAAATTCTCGAAATTGGGACAGCGATAGGATATTCTGCACTGCGGATGGCAGACGCTTTGCCAGAATGCAAGATTGTATCCATTGAGCGTGATGAGGACCGATATAATGTGGCCTTATCCAATGTGGAGACATTGAACAAAAGCTCACAAGTTCACTTCATTAAGGGTGATGCGTTAGAAGTGGAGAATCTTGTGCAGGAGCACGGTCCTTTTGATGCCTTATTCATAGATGCTGCAAAAAGCCAATATCGGAAGTTTTTTGATATATACTCCAAGATGCTTTCCCCTGAAGGCGTGATTTTTACGGATAATATCTTATTCCACGGGCTTGTTGTGGAGGAAAATATAGACAGCCGGAATGTAAGGCAGCTTGTCCGAAAAATTAAGGATTTTAATCAATGGCTAATGCAGCATCCAGATTACCATACAGCAATACTGCCTGTTGGTGATGGATTAGCAATTAGCAAAAAGAGGAGATAA
- the mltG gene encoding endolytic transglycosylase MltG, with translation MFFEKIAERRNEAKTIRRFVGLTILVLAVVLAAVSLTSYFYIKSSLEPVDPGSKKEIIVDIPIGSSVSYIAQTLEDSGLVKNARVFKYYVKFKNESEFMAGEYHMNPSMTFQEIIESLKTGRIMQEPVFTMTIPEGKQLDEIAAVIADKTKQPEKEVFKSLNDEKFIQSLMEKYPSILTTEVWAKDIKYPLEGYLFPATYAFYKKDPSLDEIVSTMLDKTQSVVEKYRQDIEREDMTVHQFLTMSSLIEEEATEKADRDKIASVFYNRIDEGMPLQTDPTVLYAQGKHKARVTYKDLEVDSPYNTYKNKGLTPGPISNSGTMSMEAALHPADTDFLYFLASSDGTVYFSSTLDEHNSLKAKYITNN, from the coding sequence ATGTTTTTTGAGAAGATAGCGGAAAGACGAAATGAAGCAAAAACAATCAGGAGATTCGTTGGCTTAACCATTCTCGTACTTGCTGTAGTACTTGCAGCTGTGTCACTAACCAGTTATTTTTATATTAAATCAAGCTTAGAACCAGTGGACCCTGGCAGCAAAAAAGAAATCATTGTTGATATTCCAATCGGTTCAAGTGTCTCCTATATAGCTCAGACGTTAGAGGACAGCGGACTTGTTAAAAACGCGCGAGTATTTAAATACTATGTAAAGTTTAAAAACGAATCAGAGTTCATGGCAGGGGAGTATCATATGAATCCCTCGATGACTTTCCAGGAAATCATCGAAAGCTTAAAGACTGGTAGAATCATGCAGGAGCCGGTATTTACTATGACGATACCGGAGGGTAAACAGCTTGACGAGATAGCAGCTGTGATAGCTGATAAGACAAAGCAGCCTGAGAAGGAAGTTTTCAAAAGTTTAAATGATGAAAAGTTCATTCAGTCATTAATGGAAAAGTATCCGTCCATTTTGACAACAGAGGTTTGGGCTAAAGATATTAAGTATCCTTTAGAAGGATATCTTTTCCCTGCTACGTATGCTTTCTACAAAAAGGACCCTAGCCTCGATGAGATTGTTTCTACCATGCTTGATAAGACGCAAAGCGTTGTGGAGAAGTACAGGCAGGATATTGAAAGAGAAGATATGACTGTTCATCAATTCTTGACTATGTCATCCTTGATTGAAGAGGAAGCAACAGAAAAGGCAGACAGAGATAAAATTGCGAGTGTGTTTTATAACCGCATAGATGAAGGAATGCCGCTGCAAACAGATCCGACGGTACTGTATGCACAAGGCAAACATAAAGCAAGAGTCACATACAAGGATTTAGAAGTAGATTCTCCGTATAATACGTATAAAAATAAAGGGTTGACGCCAGGGCCTATCTCCAATTCAGGTACGATGTCCATGGAAGCAGCGCTTCATCCAGCTGATACCGACTTTTTATACTTCCTGGCATCCAGTGATGGAACTGTATATTTTTCGAGCACACTTGATGAGCATAACTCATTAAAGGCAAAATATATTACAAATAATTAA
- a CDS encoding DUF1292 domain-containing protein, with amino-acid sequence MEHGETNTITVVDEQGNEQLCEILFTFESDEFGKSYVLYYPIGEDDGEDDEIDIHASSFIPNEETGDGELSPIETDEEWDLVEEMLNTFLANEEEE; translated from the coding sequence ATGGAACACGGAGAAACTAATACAATTACAGTAGTGGACGAGCAAGGAAACGAACAATTATGCGAAATTTTGTTCACATTTGAATCAGATGAATTTGGAAAATCATATGTTCTTTATTACCCAATCGGAGAAGATGACGGTGAAGACGACGAAATCGACATTCATGCATCTTCATTTATCCCGAACGAAGAAACTGGCGATGGTGAGCTATCTCCTATCGAAACAGATGAAGAGTGGGATTTAGTAGAGGAAATGCTTAACACATTCCTTGCTAACGAAGAAGAAGAATAA
- the ruvX gene encoding Holliday junction resolvase RuvX — MRTMGLDVGSKTVGVSISDAFGWTAQGIETVKIDEEKQEFGLDRLGVLIVEHDVSKIVVGLPKNMNGSIGFRGEASQHFGKLLEERFGLPVVFWDERLTTMAAERVLLEADVSRKKRKKVIDKMAASMILQGYLDSQK; from the coding sequence ATGCGAACAATGGGCTTGGATGTAGGCTCAAAAACGGTAGGGGTTTCAATTAGTGATGCTTTTGGGTGGACAGCCCAAGGCATTGAAACTGTAAAAATCGACGAAGAGAAACAAGAATTCGGATTAGACCGTTTAGGAGTATTGATTGTTGAGCATGATGTAAGTAAAATAGTGGTTGGCCTTCCAAAAAACATGAATGGCAGCATCGGCTTTCGCGGTGAAGCAAGCCAACATTTCGGCAAGCTTCTTGAAGAAAGATTCGGTCTACCAGTTGTATTTTGGGATGAGCGACTGACGACGATGGCTGCTGAAAGAGTCCTTCTTGAAGCAGATGTCAGCAGAAAAAAAAGGAAAAAAGTAATTGATAAGATGGCAGCATCTATGATATTACAAGGCTATTTAGATAGCCAGAAATGA
- a CDS encoding IreB family regulatory phosphoprotein: MSSFDKTMRFNFPEEPYEHDVKEVLNQVYDALQEKGYNPINQIVGYLLSGDPAYIPRHMDARNIMRKLERDEIIEELVKFYLKQQRED; the protein is encoded by the coding sequence ATGAGCTCATTCGACAAAACAATGAGATTCAATTTTCCTGAAGAACCATATGAACATGACGTAAAAGAAGTGTTGAATCAAGTATATGATGCTCTTCAAGAAAAAGGCTATAACCCAATTAATCAAATTGTCGGTTATCTACTTTCAGGAGACCCTGCATACATCCCGCGCCATATGGATGCACGAAATATTATGCGCAAACTAGAGCGTGACGAGATTATTGAAGAGCTTGTTAAGTTCTACTTAAAACAGCAGCGAGAGGATTAA